The genome window ATTCATTTGGTAAATCTACGCCCGTTTTTACACCAAAGCCATACTTTTTAAGCACTGGAGCCATAACTTCTATACCTACATTATAAGCACCACGATAAAAATATGTATCACAACTATCACGCAAAGCCTCTACGATAGTCATCATCTCAGAGCCGTAATTTTTCCAGTTTCTAAATTTTCTATCGCCTAGCTCAAAATATGGATCACAAAGTAGCTTTGTAGTAGGTCCTATTTTGCCACTTTCAAAAAATGCCATTCCCATAGCCATCTTAACAACGCTACCAGGAGGATAAAGAGCATTTACAAGCTTATTGGTAAATGGATGGTCTGGACTATTCATCATCTCATTCCAATCGCTTTGACTAATTCCGGTTACAAATTGATTTAGATCATATTCAGGAAGGCTCGCAGCTGCTAAAATAGAGCCATCTATAGCATCCATTACAATAACAGCACCAGCTGGTCTATCAAAGGCCTCATATAGATACTTTTGCAACTCTAAATCCATAGTAAGAGTGATATCTATACTGCTTGGTTCTATATATTCTACCTCTTTTACTATTTTATTAAGTGCAGTTACCTTCGTAACTCTTTGCCCCTCTATACCTTGTAAAATTTCATTATAATATCTCTCAATCCCACTTCTACCAGTGTAATTAGTAAGTTTAGAGAGCGGATTGGTCTCTATATCTTTTAAATTTGCCCTACCTACATACCCAATGATATGACTAGCTAAATTTCCAAATGGATAGTGCCTAATAGATACTGGCTTTACATCGATATTATCACGCAAATTTAACCTAGCAAAGTGAGGCAAAACCCTATCATAATCTAAAAAATTAACCACATTTACAAAATCTTGAGAATATGGGGAGTCGTTTTTAATATACTCTCTTTTAAGCCTTGTAGCATTTAAATCTGGAAAAATTGAGATAATAAAATTTATCTCATTATCAAGTATACTCATATTTCGCCTAAGATGTGGCTTAATAGATATCTCAAATCCGAGCTTATTTACCGCTAATGGTTTGCCATTTTTATCTAAAATTTGACCACGAACTGGAGCGATATAATCAGTTTTGATAGCGTTTTTTT of Campylobacter vicugnae contains these proteins:
- the mrdA gene encoding penicillin-binding protein 2, yielding MRMTIVYGIIALVWIILLTRVYYLSIKSNEYYEQIAEKNAIKTDYIAPVRGQILDKNGKPLAVNKLGFEISIKPHLRRNMSILDNEINFIISIFPDLNATRLKREYIKNDSPYSQDFVNVVNFLDYDRVLPHFARLNLRDNIDVKPVSIRHYPFGNLASHIIGYVGRANLKDIETNPLSKLTNYTGRSGIERYYNEILQGIEGQRVTKVTALNKIVKEVEYIEPSSIDITLTMDLELQKYLYEAFDRPAGAVIVMDAIDGSILAAASLPEYDLNQFVTGISQSDWNEMMNSPDHPFTNKLVNALYPPGSVVKMAMGMAFFESGKIGPTTKLLCDPYFELGDRKFRNWKNYGSEMMTIVEALRDSCDTYFYRGAYNVGIEVMAPVLKKYGFGVKTGVDLPNEYIGIVPNAQWKKARLNQPWYQGDTINTSIGQGSFLATPMQVARDTAIFAMGYDITPHFISSIGGVEQEWIGKDILTQKEKSALKYIREGMYAVANVPGGTGFRVLSPSKVTIAAKSGTAQVVGISQEDKERIKESDMEYYERSHAWMTGYAPYENPRYVVTVLVEHGASGGGAAGPILARIFDKLADMGYIDEKYIKKRK